The Catellatospora citrea DNA segment GGGTTCGGGGGTGGGGGCGGCGTAGGCGGGTGCGGGGGCGATCAGCGCCACGGCGAGCACCGCCGCGCTGGTCAGCGCAGTGAGTCTCACGTCGAGTCCTTCAGGGGTAGGACGGATCAGGGCGTGAGAGCGCTCTCAAGAAACAGACTTTACTGTGGACGGATCCGAAGTCAATAGATACCGATGTATTACTCTGCGTGCGCGACCAGCACACCGCGCACAGTGATCGCCCGACGTGCCGGGCACATGGGCGAAAGCGCGATCATGATTCGCACAGATGCCGGGCACGTCGGGCGATCAAGCCCGGGCGGAGCGGCGGGGCGGGATCAGGGTTCGGGGAAGGACTCGCGGGCGAGGGCGAAGATCTCGTCCGGTGCGGCGGTGTCGTCGGCGGAGGTGACCGCCTCGGTGGCGGCCATCGCGATCGCGGCCAGCCGGCGCAGTTCCTCGGCGGGCACCTGCCCGCGCAGCGAGTCGAACTCCTCTTCCTCCTCCAGCTCGCCGTGCTCGATCACGGCGTCCCGCAGGTTGGCCAGCTTCTCCACGAAATCGTCGTGCTCCAGCCCCAGCTCGTACAGCTCCAGCAGGTCCAGCTCGGCCTGGTCCTCCTCCTCGGTGCGGGCGTCCACCACGGCGTCGCCGTCGGACAGCCGCGCCCGCGCCAGCGGATGCACCAGCAGCTGCTCGATGCTCTCGTGCACCGCCAGCAGGCGCACCAGCTCGGCGAACAGGTCCCGGCGGCGCGCGCCGCGCGCGCCCTCCAGCTCGTCGAACAGGTCTGCGAGCTGCTGATGCTGGACCAGCAGCACGTCGATCACGTCGCCGGGGTCGAAGGGCGGCGGCGCCGGGGCGGCCGCGGCGGGCACCCGCTTGGCCGGGCGCGGCGGCTTGGGCACCCGCGAGCTGGGCGCCTGGTCGTCGGGCGGCACCACGCTCTTCTTGCCCGTGGCGACCTTGGCCATGGGGCGCGCCCGCTGGTCGGAGTGCATGGTCTTGACCAGTTCGCGGACCAGTTCGTCCTTGTGCATCTGCGAGGTCCCCGGCACGCCCTTCTCCCGCAGCAGCGCGCGCAGTTCCTGCACCTTCATCCGGTACGCGTCGCGCTCGGTGCGGCCGCGCTGCTCCGCCTGGGCGTCGCCGGTCGTCTCGTCGTCCACCGGCTCGCGCTCGGACATCCGCGTCACCTCACAAAGTCCGTTTCGTCACCATAGTGACCGAACCAGTGGAGCCGCGGGCCGAAACAGCGCCATGGCCGCCGTACGGGTCACCGCCGACCCCCGGCGGGGCGGCTACCGGCCGAGTTCCCCCGAGCGGTAGTGGCGGCGGCAGAGCACCTGGTATCGGACCTCGGAGCGGTCGGCTGCGGCGGTGTCGCCGATGACGACCTGCTCGCCCTCGCGGGCCACCGCGCCGTCGACGATGCGCGCGTTGAGCAGGCCCTCCCGGCCGCACCAGCACAGCACCTCGACCTGCAGCCGGTTCACCTCGTCGGCCAGTTCGAACAGCCGCTGCGCGGCCGGGAACAGGAACGAGCGGAAGTCGGAGGCGAGGCCGAAGGCGTACACGTCGACGTCGTAGGAGTCGACCAGGTCGGCCAGCTGCTCGATCTGCTCGACGGTGTAGAAGCACGCCTCGTCGCAGATCAGGTAGTCGATGCGGGCGCCGTCGCCCCACTCCTTGCGCACCAGCGCGATGAGGTCCATGTCGTCGGTGACCTCGACGGCCGCGTGGGCCAGCCCGATCCGCGTGGTGACCTGCGGACCCATCGAGCGGTCGTTGCGGGTCAGCACGAGCCCCCGGCGGCCCTGCCGGCCGTGGTTGTGATCCATCTGCAGGGCCAGGGTCGACTTGCCGCAGTCCATCGGGCCCCAGAAGAACTTCAGGGCGGCCCCGTGGCGCAGTCGGCCGTCCCCCGCGGACTGGCAGTGCGCCGGGGCGATGGTGGGTTCGTCAGCAGCGGTCACGGAGGGGCAGCCTAGTGGCTACCCCTCCGTTATCGGGAATCCATGACGGCGATTCGCAGGCCGCCGGGCGTGTCAGAGCTTCTCGGGCGGGGTGTTGCCGACGGCGGAGATGGCCCGCGCCATGGGCACCATCATCAGCATGATGAACCCCACGACGAAGAACACGATCAGCGAGATGATCGCGACCCGGTACGAGCCGGTCAGGTCGTACGCGAGACCGAACAGCAGCGGCCCGAGCCAGCTGGTGCCCTTGTCGGAGATCTCGTAGAGGCCGAAGTACTCGCCCTCCTTGCCACGCGGGATCAGCTGGCTGAACAGCGAGCGGCTCAGCGCCTGGCTGCCGCCGAGCACGATGCCGATGGCCCCGCCGAGGATCACGAACGGCACCGCCTGGCCGTACGGCAGGAAGAACGCGGCGACCAGGATGCCCGTCCAGCCGACCAGGCTGCCGAGGACCGTCTTCCACGCGCCGAACGTCTTGGCCAGCCGGCCGAGCAGCATCGCGCCCGCGAACGCCAGGAACTGCACCATGAGGATGGTCGGCATGAGCACGGTGTTGTCGAAGCCGAGCTGCTTGGACCCGTACGTGCCCGCCATCGCGATGACGGTCTGGATGCCGTCGTTGTAGATGAGGAACGCGCCCAGGAAGAACAGCGTCAGCGGGAACGCCCGCATCTCCTTGAGGGTGTGCCCGAGCTGCTTGAAACCGTCGATCAGCACCGAGCCGCGCGCGGTGCCCGCCGGCGACGGGCGGTCGCGCAGCCACAGCAGCGGCAGCGTGGTGAAGCCCGCCCACCACAGGCCCGCCGACACCAGCGACCAGCGGGCGATCTCGCCCTGGTTCTCCTCGCCGCCGATCAGCACCACGATCACGTTGAGCAGCAGCAGCAGGCCGCCGCCGAGGTAGCCGAAGGCCCAGCCGCGGCTGGACACCCCGTCGCGCTCGTTCTCGTCGGCGATCTGCGGCAGGAACGAGTTGTAGACCACGATGCTGGCGCCGAACGCCAGGTTCGCCACGAGGAACAGCCCCGCGCCGAGCTGGTAGCGGTCACCGGTGAGGAACACCAGGCCGCAGGTGGCCCCCGCGCCGATGTAGGCGAAGATGGCGAGCCAGATCTTCTTGCTGGCGGCGCGGTCCGCGATCGCGCCGACCACCGGCAGCAGCAGCACCTGCAACAGCACCGACAGCGAGGTGGTGTACGCGAACAGCGAGCCCGCCTTGAACGACATGCCGAGCAGGTGCACGTCGCCCGCGGCGTCGGCCCCGTTCTCGGCGATGGCGGTCAGGTAGGGGCCGAGGAACGCGGTGACGACCGTGGTGGAGAACGCCGAGTTGGCCCAGTCGTAGAAATACCAGCCGACCCGCTCGCGTTTGGTGCTCTCGCCATACCCTTCGGCAGGCGCGGGGGGTGCGCTGACATCAGCGGTCATGCCTGGTCCTTCCAAAGGCCCCGGTGCGTGAAAACTTCCCGTAACACGGCGATGCGATCGGTCATGATGCCATCCACACCGAGATCAAGTAACCCCTCCATCACGGCAGGATCGTCGACCGTCCACACATGCACCTGGAGCCCGAGCGCGTGCGCGTGGTCCACGAACCGCCGATCGACCAGCCGCACCGCGCCGAACCGGATCGGCACCTGCGCCGCGACCGCCGACGGGGGCAGCACGATGCGCCGCCGCAGCCGCGAGGCCAGCCACAGCCGCGCCGTCTCCCGCTGCGCCAGCGAGGTGGCGTACGCCGGACCGGCCAGTTCCCGCGCCCGCTGCAGCCGCGCGTCGGAGAACGACGCCAGCAGCACCTGGTCGGGGGTGGCGCGCTCGTGCACCGCGGTGACGGTCGGCGCGACGGCCGCGTCGGCCTTGATGTCGATGTTGAACCGGATCTCCGGCCAGGCGTCGAGCACCTCGTCGAGCCGCGGCACGGCGGCCGCCCCGCCGACCCGTACCGTCTTCAGGTCTGCCCAGGTCATCGACGCCACCGCCTGCGGTTCACCGGCGACGCGGCGCAGGTTCGCGTCGTGCAGCACCACGGCGATCCCGTCCCGGGTGGCGTGCACATCGGTCTCGACATAGCGGTAGCCCGCTTTCACCGCCCGGTCGAACGCGTCGGCGGTGTTCTCGTCGCCCTCGGCCGCGCCACCCCGATGGGCGAAGGCGAGCGGCGGCGCGGCGAGATACGGATGGGGGTGACCCTGCGGCGTCTCCATCTGGGAAAGCTTGCCACTGCCGGGTGCGGATGGATGGCCCGCGTACTGACCGCTCGCCAACAACGGGCGACATCGGTGAGAATGTCCGCACCACCGCGTCGAAACAAATCGATCTATCCGGGGCCGCT contains these protein-coding regions:
- a CDS encoding glycerophosphodiester phosphodiesterase yields the protein METPQGHPHPYLAAPPLAFAHRGGAAEGDENTADAFDRAVKAGYRYVETDVHATRDGIAVVLHDANLRRVAGEPQAVASMTWADLKTVRVGGAAAVPRLDEVLDAWPEIRFNIDIKADAAVAPTVTAVHERATPDQVLLASFSDARLQRARELAGPAYATSLAQRETARLWLASRLRRRIVLPPSAVAAQVPIRFGAVRLVDRRFVDHAHALGLQVHVWTVDDPAVMEGLLDLGVDGIMTDRIAVLREVFTHRGLWKDQA
- a CDS encoding MFS transporter — translated: MTADVSAPPAPAEGYGESTKRERVGWYFYDWANSAFSTTVVTAFLGPYLTAIAENGADAAGDVHLLGMSFKAGSLFAYTTSLSVLLQVLLLPVVGAIADRAASKKIWLAIFAYIGAGATCGLVFLTGDRYQLGAGLFLVANLAFGASIVVYNSFLPQIADENERDGVSSRGWAFGYLGGGLLLLLNVIVVLIGGEENQGEIARWSLVSAGLWWAGFTTLPLLWLRDRPSPAGTARGSVLIDGFKQLGHTLKEMRAFPLTLFFLGAFLIYNDGIQTVIAMAGTYGSKQLGFDNTVLMPTILMVQFLAFAGAMLLGRLAKTFGAWKTVLGSLVGWTGILVAAFFLPYGQAVPFVILGGAIGIVLGGSQALSRSLFSQLIPRGKEGEYFGLYEISDKGTSWLGPLLFGLAYDLTGSYRVAIISLIVFFVVGFIMLMMVPMARAISAVGNTPPEKL
- a CDS encoding hemerythrin domain-containing protein; amino-acid sequence: MSEREPVDDETTGDAQAEQRGRTERDAYRMKVQELRALLREKGVPGTSQMHKDELVRELVKTMHSDQRARPMAKVATGKKSVVPPDDQAPSSRVPKPPRPAKRVPAAAAPAPPPFDPGDVIDVLLVQHQQLADLFDELEGARGARRRDLFAELVRLLAVHESIEQLLVHPLARARLSDGDAVVDARTEEEDQAELDLLELYELGLEHDDFVEKLANLRDAVIEHGELEEEEEFDSLRGQVPAEELRRLAAIAMAATEAVTSADDTAAPDEIFALARESFPEP
- a CDS encoding thymidine kinase — its product is MTAADEPTIAPAHCQSAGDGRLRHGAALKFFWGPMDCGKSTLALQMDHNHGRQGRRGLVLTRNDRSMGPQVTTRIGLAHAAVEVTDDMDLIALVRKEWGDGARIDYLICDEACFYTVEQIEQLADLVDSYDVDVYAFGLASDFRSFLFPAAQRLFELADEVNRLQVEVLCWCGREGLLNARIVDGAVAREGEQVVIGDTAAADRSEVRYQVLCRRHYRSGELGR